Genomic DNA from Gemmatimonadota bacterium:
CCCGTCGGCAGCAGCGCCCCAGCCGATTCCGAGCCCGATTCCCGGCACGGTCAGCCACAGTCCGCCGCTGACCACGAGCCTCCGGACGTCTCCGCCACCGGCGCCGAGCGCTGAAGATGGCCGTGTTGGCACCGATACCGAGCGCCAACGTGCCGACCGCCACCGCCGTGAAGCCGTGCGCGCGCCATATCGAGCGGAGCGCAAACCGTGTGTTCCGCCATATCGCTTCCATCGACCCCGACCTACCGGCCCGACGCCTCCAAGCCGATGTCAGTGCCCGACGTCGAACCCGGCCTGCTCCAACTCCTGAGCCTTGCGGGCGTCGTCTTCCGAGACGATCTGGCCATCGAACAGATGAACGGACCGGTCGGCCATATGTGCATAGCGCGGATCGTGCGTCACCATGCAGATCGTCGCTCCCTCGGCATGGAGCTCCAGCATCAGCTCCATGACCGCGTTCCCGTTCTTCGAGTCCAGGTTACCCGTCGGCTCGTCCGCCAGTAAGATAA
This window encodes:
- a CDS encoding ABC transporter ATP-binding protein, encoding ILLADEPTGNLDSKNGNAVMELMLELHAEGATICMVTHDPRYAHMADRSVHLFDGQIVSEDDARKAQELEQAGFDVGH